ACCACGTCGTTACTATGGCACCGAAAGCCAGCGGAAAGGCTGTGAAAAAAtccggcggcggcggtggcaaggcacagaagaacatcgccacaaaagcaggaggaggagagaagaagaagcgaaagcaacgccgcaaggaaagctacgctatctacatctacaaggtgCTGAAGCAGGTCCATCCGGACACCGGTGTCTCGTCGAAGGCGATGAGCATCATGAATAGCTTCGTGAACGACAT
This region of Topomyia yanbarensis strain Yona2022 unplaced genomic scaffold, ASM3024719v1 HiC_scaffold_171, whole genome shotgun sequence genomic DNA includes:
- the LOC131694855 gene encoding histone H2B-like; amino-acid sequence: MAPKASGKAVKKSGGGGGKAQKNIATKAGGGEKKKRKQRRKESYAIYIYKVLKQVHPDTGVSSKAMSIMNSFVNDIFERIANEASRLAHYNRRSTITSREVQTAVRLLLPGELAKHAVSEGTKAVTKYTSSK